The stretch of DNA ATGTGGgtatagtgtgtatatatacacttgtataaaatatacatatacatagaaATAATACATAAAGAAATAACACTAAACAGAGACTTACCTTTTCTCTCTGAAGAGACAGAtgcttctccctctcttctgcagTCTTAGCCTCTTTTGCTTTGTCCTCCTCATCCTTCTCAGACACTTCTTGTTCTGGCTGTTTACTCTTTTCTTGTGAAACAACTTTTGTATCAGATCTTAACTTGGGAACCAACCCACCAATGTAACTGTCTACAAAAGCTTGTACACTGTTACTGGGATATGAAAGAAAGTTTGCAATACTTTTTTTAGTGGAAACTGGAAGAGCAGCGTTTGTCTTTTCAGCACCCAGAGTCTCTGCTTCAGGAGTTGAAGTAGCTGCTGAATCCACTGTCTTTTCTTCACTTATTATAGTATTTTCTGATGAATCAAGCTTATTCCTCTCTTCACTTTTAGAGTCCTGTAAGAaaccattcctttttttctcttgatcCATAACAGAATTATTAAAGTACCAGTTGATGTGATCAGCTACGAAGTTGTAAGTCTCTCCAAAATTTGTAGAAAAGTAGCTTACATGAAAAAGGTGGGTTTTAGTAGATGCTGAGTCATTTGCAGTATCTTGATCAGGGCCACTTGAGCTTACAAACATAGGCTCCAAGTTTTCGTTTGCACAAGTGGATTTCTTTGCAGCTGGGCCTCTGTTGCAATCCTCCTGAGTTCTGGCATCTGTGACTTGTTTATCATTTTCTAGATTTGCATGGATGTTACTTGCATCTGCattacttttatttgcttttcccagAGTACCTGAGTGTGACTTTAATCGAGCTATCCGTGAAACCAGTTCACTGTGAGTGCCAGACACTGCCTTTGAAACAGATTCTATAGTATTCTTAATTCGTGACATGCGATTGTTCACTTTTGTAAGTCCTTTGGAAGAAGAAGTTAGAAGTTTAGAAACTCTGTAGTATAAAAAGTCATGGCTGTAAATGTATTTGTTGTACCAAAATGTTCTGCTTCTAGCCCATTTACACTGTGGCTCACTCGTATGAAAAACTCTCGGGTGAATGGCATGATTTATCCTCCAGCAGACTTTAGGTCTATACAAATACAGGTATTTGTTTCTCTGCTTCCACCAAAGACTTTTTGGGTTAATCACAAAGAACAAATAGGCGTCTAACGATAAATGAACTGTCATTACTTATAAATAATTACACCTTTTCTATGTTGCTTGTCTACTTCATTCCAGAAACTGTATTTCAATAAATAAGTCTCGTATCATGGTGttaccttaaaaagaaaaaaaaacaatggaaaCCCCACATCAGTAACAAGTTAAACCAGAATCACAGAGTTGCTTAAAGCAGATGCACCttatttattctttcagtaaAGTCTGATAAACATTCAAATCAAATAGCCTCATGGGGATATCTACTGCTCAGGACATGTGGTAGCATCACCccaacattttaatttcaacaCATTATTCCTTAAAGGCCAGTTTAAGTCCATCTTGAGCAATATGTAACACTTGTTGAAAACACTCAATGGCGTACAGAAAATTGCTTGCCGGTCTTTCCAGTAAATTTGCATCTCTTTAGCAAACTACCTCGTGCAGCGACCAAATTTCAAATGAAACCGTCATTGTATTACCACCCCTTTCCAGAACTCCTCCCAGGGGAGAAAGGACACCAATTGTTTGAGCAGAGCTTCAGTACAAAGCTACAAGTTCAACGAAACGTTCCTATCCTAAGAGCTAAGGGCAGTACATACTCCTCGCTCTACAAAGATGTTTCTGGGGTGGATCAGAGTTTTCCAGGGTGCACAAGAGCTGCGCTGACGCCGCAGAGGCGAACCCATTACTTGCCTAAACGGCAAGCTCAGGCTTCTCCGGCTCCCCCGACAAGCGCCAGAGGAGGTCCGGCAGGCCAACTACCTGCGCAGGCCGACCCCGAAGTAacggcagcagccagcagcacccttACTTACAGTTACCTCAGCGCCTGCCCGAGCCTCCGCCGTGCCTGTCCCGCCACCGGCCAGTCCTCCTTCTgccacccccacacacacacaaccaaCCGCCGGGGGCGACGCGGCCcactccgccggcgccgggtacCCGCAAGGCAACGGCTCccgcctcctccccagctccccgggccgccgccgagcgccaggCGGGGCTGCTCCGCCGCCCTCAGGAGCGGGGCGGCCGCAGGGACCGCGGCCCGCACGGTGCCGCCCCGCCGGAGCGGGCGGgaggagagcggcggcggcggagcggcgagCTGGGCCGCGCTACTGCGCCTGCGCCGCACCCAGCACCGCCGGAAACAGCTGAGGGACGCGCCGAtctccccggccgccgcgggaggggcggggcgggcggtgtCACGTGAGGCGGCGGCGCGTCTCGCGGGGCGGAGCTTAGGCGGGGCCAGCTcatcgcggcggcggcggcgggggcggaggcGCATGCGCGTGAGCTGcaggccggcgggggcggggcggcgacGTGCGGAGCGGCACgcggggggcggggcccggcTCACCtcagggggggcaggggggcgggcggcagcgggctGTGGTACGGCGTTTCCCGCTCAGTGCTTGGAGAAAAATCACAAATACTGTGTTTTTTTCGGAGGTGTGATAGGGTTAGGGGGCACCTCGGTATTACGCAGCCAGGCTTAAGAGCAGCAGCAGGCCTGCGATGGGGAAAGGTGGTGAATGCGCTGCCTGCCGCGGCCGGCTGATGAGGGTGATGTTTCATTAGTAGTTTCAGATGCCCGTCATCTGCTTCTGTTCTTTGTtacaaattaaaaagtgaaattaattttcttgcctgctattttcttccccaaaggaaAATTTACATCCATTGCATGTTGTAATTATTGTCACATTTTTATAAATTGAAAAGATTAAACTTTCTACATGTCCCGATGCAAGACAGTCTCCAGCTCttgaatatttcattaatattaacTGAATAATTTGTActtccttttttgccttctgtcaatgcggtgggttgaccctggctggctgccacctgcccaccaagccgctctgtCACTTCTCCATCAataggacaggggagagaaaataatgatgaaaagctcatggatcgagataagaacagggagagatcacttaccaaatgctgtcatgggcaaaacagaacCAACTTAGGGAAATTAAAATTCATTGCTGGTTAATAACACAGTAGGAGAGTGAGAAGTAAAAACAAACCTTGGAACAtcttccacccacccctccctccttcccagctcaactccatccccgaattctctacctcctcccctctggcagcgcagggggacggggaatgggggttggggtcagttcatcacccgttgtctctgccgctccttcctcctcaagggcagaactcctcactcttcccctgctccagtgtggggtccctcccacaggagacagtcctccatgaactgctccagcgtgggtcccttccccgggctgcagtccctcaggcacagactgctccagcgtgggtcccttccccgggctgcagtccctcaggcacagactgctccagcgtgggtccctcacggggtcacaagtcctgccagaaaacctgctccagcctgggctcctctctccacaggtcctgccaggagcctgctccagcataggctATCCATGGGGTCACCAATTCCTTCGGGACAtgtccacctgctctggcgtggggtcctctcttcccgggctgcaggtggatatctgcttcaccgtggacctccctgggctgcagggggacagcctgcctcaccatggtct from Harpia harpyja isolate bHarHar1 chromosome 6, bHarHar1 primary haplotype, whole genome shotgun sequence encodes:
- the PNPLA8 gene encoding calcium-independent phospholipase A2-gamma isoform X3; the encoded protein is MTVHLSLDAYLFFVINPKSLWWKQRNKYLYLYRPKVCWRINHAIHPRVFHTSEPQCKWARSRTFWYNKYIYSHDFLYYRVSKLLTSSSKGLTKVNNRMSRIKNTIESVSKAVSGTHSELVSRIARLKSHSGTLGKANKSNADASNIHANLENDKQVTDARTQEDCNRGPAAKKSTCANENLEPMFVSSSGPDQDTANDSASTKTHLFHVSYFSTNFGETYNFVADHINWYFNNSVMDQEKKRNGFLQDSKSEERNKLDSSENTIISEEKTVDSAATSTPEAETLGAEKTNAALPVSTKKSIANFLSYPSNSVQAFVDSYIGGLVPKLRSDTKVVSQEKSKQPEQEVSEKDEEDKAKEAKTAEEREKHLSLQREKIIARVSIDNRTRALVQALRRSSNRRVCISRVEELTYHLLEFPESRGVAIKEKLIPCLLRLRQANDESLQAAVRETLAIIGYTDPVKGWGIRVLAIDGGGTRGLVALQTLRKLEEQTGKPVHQLFDYICGVSTGAILAFMLGLFHIPLDDCEELYRKLGSDVFKQNVIVGTVKMGWSHAFYDSDIWEKMLKEKMGSNLMIETARNSKCPKVAAVSTIVNRGTPLKAFVFRNYNHFPGVKSHYIGGCQYKLWQAIRASSAAPGYFQEYVLGNDLHQKFTPCWMHCYLQILTSDLTLL
- the PNPLA8 gene encoding calcium-independent phospholipase A2-gamma isoform X2; translation: MTVHLSLDAYLFFVINPKSLWWKQRNKYLYLYRPKVCWRINHAIHPRVFHTSEPQCKWARSRTFWYNKYIYSHDFLYYRVSKLLTSSSKGLTKVNNRMSRIKNTIESVSKAVSGTHSELVSRIARLKSHSGTLGKANKSNADASNIHANLENDKQVTDARTQEDCNRGPAAKKSTCANENLEPMFVSSSGPDQDTANDSASTKTHLFHVSYFSTNFGETYNFVADHINWYFNNSVMDQEKKRNGFLQDSKSEERNKLDSSENTIISEEKTVDSAATSTPEAETLGAEKTNAALPVSTKKSIANFLSYPSNSVQAFVDSYIGGLVPKLRSDTKVVSQEKSKQPEQEVSEKDEEDKAKEAKTAEEREKHLSLQREKIIARVSIDNRTRALVQALRRSSNRRVCISRVEELTYHLLEFPESRGVAIKEKLIPCLLRLRQANDESLQAAVRETLAIIGYTDPVKGWGIRVLAIDGGGTRGLVALQTLRKLEEQTGKPVHQLFDYICGVSTGAILAFMLGLFHIPLDDCEELYRKLGSDVFKQNVIVGTVKMGWSHAFYDSDIWEKMLKEKMGSNLMIETARNSKCPKVAAVSTIVNRGTPLKAFVFRNYNHFPGVKSHYIGGCQYKLWQAIRASSAAPGYFQEYVLGNDLHQGTPNVESPIEFQVQSNLSWSEDHFTSKKC